From the Lolium rigidum isolate FL_2022 chromosome 2, APGP_CSIRO_Lrig_0.1, whole genome shotgun sequence genome, one window contains:
- the LOC124687273 gene encoding transcription factor bHLH95-like, which produces MAQDDDINNHNALQVTSSDSMNPCKDMSGGEDSKGSSRLVVVGAIDKGKGVAKTEGEDQVGGSNGKISPPHVAAAARDSRSGGHRGNRELHITTERERRKRMSKMFNELRSLLPTLPDKVDKSSIVMDTIHYIKSLEGTLMELEKRKQEMQLERGKVGAAANSGISSSAMAITPTTLVAQAPVVLPGAGIWSTGAAPPITVGMVAPAPMGLQTWSGQNVVLSLSGNDAWINVCVARRLGVLTMVMAVLEKHNIDVVTLGISSDNARTMFTIHARINGATNQLGYNVRSEEIYKLAVSEMMVWLSE; this is translated from the exons ATGGCTCAAGATGATGATATCAATAACCACAACGCACTGCAGGTGACCAGCTCCGACTCGATGAATCCCTGCAAGGACATGAGCGGGGGCGAAGACTCCAAAGGCAGCAGTCGCCTGGTAGTCGTGGGTGCTATTGACAAGGGGAAGGGTGTTGCAAAGACAGAAGGAGAAGACCAGGTTGGTGGATCTAATGGTAAGATCAGCCCTCCACACGTCGCAGCTGCTGCCAGAGATAGCAGATCAGGTGGCCACCGTGGCAACAGAGAATTGCACATCACCACGGAGCGTGAGAGGAGGAAACGGATGAGCAAGATGTTCAACGAGCTTCGCAGCCTCCTCCCTACCCTCCCCGACAAG GTTGACAAATCGAGCATAGTGATGGACACGATACACTACATCAAGAGCTTGGAGGGGACGCTGATGGAGCTTGAGAAGCGCAAGCAGGAGATGCAGTTGGAACGAGGCAAGGTCGGTGCCGCAGCCAATAGTGGGATCTCATCTTCAGCGATGGCGATAACACCTACAACCCTGGTGGCACAGGCGCCAGTAGTACTGCCAGGTGCTGGGATCTGGTCAACAGGAGCAGCGCCACCTATAACTGTTGGCATGGTGGCGCCGGCGCCGATGGGGCTACAGACGTGGTCGGGGCAGAACGTCGTCCTAAGCTTGTCGGGCAATGATGCATGGATCAATGTATGCGTGGCACGACGGCTGGGCGTGCTGACAATGGTGATGGCCGTGCTCGAGAAGCACAACATTGACGTAGTCACCTTGGGGATCTCGTCTGACAATGCCCGGACCATGTTCACCATCCATGCTCGC ATAAATGGGGCGACCAACCAGTTGGGATATAATGTGCGATCTGAGGAGATATACAAGCTGGCTGTGTCAGAGATGATGGTTTGGCTCTCTGAATAA